ACTCCTTCAGGAGCCCCTGTGTTCCGTGGCATGTGTGAGGGttgaggagcaggaagaggaaccaccagagaaagacagaagaatTAGGAGAGTGGCGAGGGGTCAGGAGTCTGGAGAGAGAGGAGTAAATGTTGCTGAGCAGTGGAGTCAGAGGAGGCCTGAGGCCCGAGGCCCAAGAAGTGCTGGGATGGGGGCTGCCAGGCGAAGAAGCCGTCATAATGAGTTCAACAATTTCTCTGGGAAGTTTGGCTGTGGAGACAGGCTTAGAAAGAGAGGGAAATGCGTGGTGGGTGGAGGGAAGGTATTTAGTCACAGGAGAGACTTGATGATGAGGCGTAGATGTCAATGGAGGAGACCTGGGCTCGGGGATTAGCTCACCAGGCCTGGCCACTGAGCCCAGTCTCTGTCTCCAGGAGCAGGTCAGGCGAGGGCAGAAGTTTCTGCAGCCACTGACTGGCTGGGAGGCGGCTGAACTGGGCTCCCCTGGGGCCCGCTTTCTGGCCCTGCAGTCCCAGCTGACTGAATTCTCTAGGGCTTTGGCCCAGCGGAGGCAGCGGCTGACAGATGCTGAGAAGCTATTGCGATTCTTCAAGCAGGTGGGTGAGGGGTCCTGTCCATGGCTTCAGGTGGTCAGTGAGGCTAGAGGAGTGGCTGCCCAGCTCCACCACAGCCAGAGCTCTTCCTGGTCATCCTGCCTGTTCCTATCCTTGTCTGCAGTCTGACCTTAAATCCACCCAGAGGGGATATGGCCTGGGGCCAAcgccctgtgggggtgggggtagggagaagGCTCAGTGGTCTCCGTGGGATTCTCTTCATGCCTGTGTGGCTTTGGTGTTGCAGGCCTCGACATGGGCTGGGGAAGGGCAGCGGGTGTTGGCAGAGCTGGAGCAGGAATGCCCAGCAGTCGTGCTGCAACGGCTGCAGCTGCACTGGACCAAACACCCTGACTTGCCCCCTGCCCACTTCCGAAAGATGTGGGCCCTGGCCACAGGCCTGGGTTCTGAAAGCATCCGCCAGGAGTGCCGCTGGGCCTGGGCGCGGTGCCAGGACACCTGGCTGGCCCTGGACCAGAAGCTAGAGGCTGCCCTGAAGCCACCATCGATGAGCAGCACAGCTAGCCAGTGTGTCAGCCAGTTACCAGCTGCACCTGCCACCCCTCCCCTGAGGAAGGCCTACAGCCTCGATCGGAATctggggcagagtctcagagagcCTGCCCACCACTGCCACCGTGCGGCCATTGTGGCTGCCTGCCACAGACCAGAGGCTGGATTTGGTGCCCAGCCAGAGTCATCCCCCACCATGCCTCTGCCAGGCACCTCTGACCCTAGGAGCCTCAACAGGTGCAGGCCGTGGGCAGGACAGGGATggcagagaggggcagggagggcagtggCAAGGCAAATGTCTAGGGTTCTGACTCCACCTACCTGGTAGGCTCCAGCTGGTGCTGGCAGAGATGGTGGCTACAGAGCGGGAGTATGTCCGCGCACTTGACTATACCATGGAGAACTACTTCCCTGAGCTAGATCGCCCCGATGTGCCCCAGGGCCTCCGTGGCCAGCATGCTCACCTCTTTGGCAACCTGGAGAAGCTACGGGACTTCCACTACCATTTCTTCCTGCGTGAGCTGGAGGCCTGCACGCGGCACCCACCCCGGGTGGCCTATGCCTTCCTACGCCACGTAAGCCCCACAGGCCACACGACTCCTGGCTGATTCTGCCACACTCAACAAAGAGCTGTTGGGCACATGCttggtgccaggccctgtgttgcGTATAGCTATGAGGGAGACCAACAGGGGCCCCCTGCCTCTCAGGGTGCTCATAGTTAAGTAGAGGAgacataaaaatgagaaaggtaaTTCCAGATTATAGCTGGGGCTAGGAGGAAAATAATCAGAATAGATGGTTGTGAGTTACTGGTGGATGGGGCAGGGTTTCCCCTTTAGAGAGAGCAGTTAGAATCTTTGAGGAGCTATGTTTGAGCTGAGCCTGGAGTCAGAGTGTTCCATCAggaaagagcaagtgcaaagCCTGTGGCAGGCAAGAGGCCTACTGGTCAAGGAAGACACAGGTCAAGGTGGGTGATTAGTGAACAGAGGAGTGGTCCAAGGTGAGGTGAGACCAGAGCGTGTTCTCAGCTGTgggaggagcagagctgggagacTTCCTCCCCAGGGGCTGTGTGGGTGAGTCCCTCTGCAGTGCCTGTTGGCTAGATCACCTGTTTTTCAAAGCAGGGCAGATTGGATCTGTTGGGGGAAGCCCCCCTGGGAGTTGCCTGTTGGCAGTTTGTCCTCTCAAGCTGAGAGTGTTCTGGCCCAGGCAGGGGCAGCTGACCCCCTTGCACCTGGGCTGAGCTATGTGTCCTTGCAGAAGGTGCAGTTTGGGATGTATGCGCTGTACAGCAAGAATAAACCGCGCTCCGATGCCCTGATGACCAGCTACGGTCATGCCTTCTTCAAGGTAGGAGCCTGAGACTATAGGGAGAAGGGGGGTGGTGGGACCACCCCAAAGCCGCCTGATGGTCTCCAGCCCACCTGGCAGGACAAGCAGCAAGCGCTGGGGGACCACCTGGACTTGGCCTCCTACCTGCTGAAGCCCATCCAGCGCATGAGCAAGTACGCGCTGCTGCTGCAGGAGCTGGTGCGGGCCTGTGGGGGGGCCGTGCAGGAGCTGAGTGCCCTGCGGGCCGCCCAGAGCCTCGTGCGCTTCCAGCTGCGACATGGCAATGACCTGCTAGCCATGGACGCCATCCAGGGCTGTGACGTGAGTCATCCCAGGCTGTGGTGGGCAGGTGCTGTGGGTGTGAAGGGAGGGGGCAGAAGAGGCTGGGCATCCACCAGGCCCCAATTCGGCAGGTTAATCTCAAGGAACAGGGGCAGCTGGTGCGACAAGATGAGTTCACCGTTCGCACTGGGCGCCACAAGTCCCTGCGTCGCATTTTCCTCTTTGAGGAGCTGTTGCTTTTCAGCAAGCCTCGCCGAGGACCCACAGGCATTGACATATTTGCCTACAAGCGCTCCTTCAAGGTAGGTCCACCCGACCCCACCCTGGGCCCCCTGCCTCCCAGTGCCTCATTATGCCCCTCTCCTGGCCACACAGATGGCAGACCTTGGCCTCACTGAGTGCTGTGGGGATAGCAACCTGCGCTTTGAGATCTGGTTCCGCCGTCGCAAGGCCAGGGACACCTTTGTGCTGCAAGCTGCCAGCTTGGCCACCAAGCAGGCTTGGACGGCTGACATTTCCCGCCTGCTCTGGAAGCAGGCCGTCCACAACAAGGGTGGGTTTCTGCCTCTACTTTACCCCACACTCCCCTCCCTGGAGAGCTTATGATGGCCCAGGGAGGGCTTAAGGACCAGGGATGCTTAGCAGGTGGGGAGGAggtccagcagcagcagccagagcAGGGGAAAGAACTTCAAAGTCAGGCAGCCCTGCTGTCACTGTCTGTTACTGCAGGCAGGCGCAGTATTAACCTGTGAGTCTCAGAGGCCTCATCTCTAAAAGGGGAATTATACCCGCCCACAGGATGATTGGCACCACAGCGGCTCAGTGCACAGCGTGGTTTATCTGCTGGGAGTGGGTGTAGAGGAAAGACTTGTTTAAGGGGGAGGGGTAGACAGAGGCCGAGGGCCAGGCTGAGGTCCAGAAGGGCCCCAGCTATGCCTGCTCTCCACCCAGAGGTACGTATGGCTGAGATGGTGTCGATGGGTGTGGGGAGCAAAGCCTTCCGGGACATCGCCTCCAATGAGGAAGCTATCAATGACCGTACCATTGACTACGTTTTAAAGTGCCGAGGTAGCTAGCAGGctatggggcgggggggggggggggggggcgggcagcATGGGCCCTTGTTAGCCCTGGCCTGTGCTGCCCTGGGGACCTTGGCCGGGGTAAGCTCTCATCTGTCCAACCTGACCCTCTCTTATGCAGAAGTTCGCTCTCGGGCCTCCATTGCTGTGGCCCCGTTTGACTGTGACAGTTCGTATATGGGGGACTTGAGCTCCCTTCCTGCCAACCCCGCCTCTTGCTCTGTATTGGGATCCCTCAACCTTCACCTGTACAGAGACCCGGCTCTTCTGGGTCCCCGCTGGCCCCTGTATTCTACCAGCTTTCCAGAGGAAGCAGCATTGGAGGCTGAAGCGGAGCTGGGCAGCCAGCTGTCTTTGAGTAAGTCTGGGCTTGGCCAGAGGCAGGAGGGCATGGCTTGGGGTCTGGGCTCCCCTGCTGACAGCTCACCCAGTCTCCTTCTCCCTTGCTAGCTCCTGAAGACGCGGAGGTCTCGTCCCAGTGCCTGTCAGCCAGTGGCTCCAGTGGCTCTGACAGCAGCTGTGTGTCAGTGCAGGCCCTGGGCAGGGGCCTCGAGGACTTGTCCTATGTGAGTGCCATTTTGCCTCGTACCCaccatcccctccccccccccagtcTGGGCCTATGGCTGCCTTTCCTTTAGGTggatgtgggggtgggtgggccaGAGCCATtccccagagaccccacctggACCATGAGCCAGGGAAAGAGGCATCCATGCCTCGCTTGGTACCACAGGTCTGAGCCCAGCTCGAAGGTGAGCAGAGCATCCAGCAGCCTGAGCTCCAAGGACCATCACCCCTCTCTGGATCTACTCTGACCAGGGCATGGCTGTGCCTGGGCCACTTCCAGCTCACACACTGCCCTACTGACTACCTTTTCTGATGTATATGCCCATTGGACAGACTGACGGGCCTCTCCAGCGGAGCCTGCGGTAGAGTCTGGATGAGCAGCACCCTGATCCTGGGCTGCTGGCCCCATGTCCCCTCTTCTGTCCCTTCTCCAGCTCCCATCCCGTGTGGGTTAGGACTAGGCTGAGCAGAGATGGGTGTGTCTATTCTCCAGGCTTGTAGGGCACCAGGTGGCTCCAGGCAGTGACCGGGCTACCCCACCGCTTAGGAGGAACACAGGTGGGTTCCCAGCAGCTACTTCCTAACCCCTGGTCTCGAAGCCAAGCTCCTCAAACTGAGGGGCACGCCCACCCCTACTACGCCCTGACTTTTGCCTGCCCTGGCTCCCCAGGCCCAGCACCTTCTTTCCTGGGTCAGTTGGGTTATATTGACTCAATGCCTTTAGAATAACTTTCAGTTAGATTcgttgtttaaaattatttcactggTTGTCAGGTCTGTGGTATCTCAGGGAGTCAGGCCTTTGACTTGTGATTTactctttatttgtttataataaaaaatagactGATACACACCCTCGAATGGGCACATGCATTCTGGGGACATCACCGGTTCAAATGAGCCTTGGCAGCTGGGATACGGGGGGCAGTGTTTTTGGACAGCCTAGCCATCTTGTAAATATCTGCCCAGGATAGAGTAAGAGACAGACCTAGACAGGCCCCTCTGGATGAGCAGGTCCATGCAGCAGCCATATTTCCTGGCGAAAGGCAGTGTGAGCTGGAAGGAAAGGCTAGTTTTATCCCTGATTTCCTGGCCAGTCACCTACTCTAGCTCTGTGTGGTCAGGGTAAGGTCAGTTATTGGGAACCTTTGATGTTTAAAGGGTTATGGCCCAGGGTGGTTACCAGGAAACTGAGTAGAATGACcaaaaatgtatgttttcctGCCACTATTTTTCTACTTCACCTTTGATAACTTCACCTTTCTAATCAATTAGGCCAGAGGCCTAATAATTTGGCACTTGTGCGTTTATGGTGACAGGTGTTATAAAAACGTACTTGATTACAGAAATACCAGATTAATGAGAAATTAGCCAAATCTTTTTCACCTACAATGTTAAATATAAACTTTGAATCATAAAATTACTCTAAGGAATCAAAAATCCAAAAATCCTGGTCATTCCTTTGCCCTTactgaacattttctttataaaaatgtgttaagcAGCTTAAACATGACAGGGATGTACAGAAGTGGTGACATCAGGGTTAAGTAGGTGACGTTGATGTCACCTGTTGGAAAGGTCTGACTCCCAATAGTTTCTCTGATTTTAGCACCCAAAATCTTGGGCTCATACGATGTGCTTCCCTGAGCGTGGCCAAGGTTGTTAGTGATGAAGGCAAAATCAATGTCATTGGAGGAAAACTACAATAATAAGTAGGCTGAATACTGCTTTTTGACTACTCTAGACTGGGTGATTTCAGCCATCATTTCTCCCTGCCTAGGACCAAGGACCCAAGGTCTAGCTGCCTGTCTTGCCTTCTGGGCAGTGCTGGCCTAGCCCTCTTGCAGCAAGATACACTGTCTATCTGAGGAATCCATATGGTCACCATTCGCGGTGGGGTGCAGGCGCCCTCACCTCCACCCAGCTGTATAGGCGTTCCTGGGTATGCCGGTCATCCTTGAAGCCAGTGATGGCCAGCAAATCCACCACAAACTGCTTAGGACTGATGTGCAGGGTCTGCCAGGAGAGCCCACTGTCAGCGCTGGGGCAGCTGCCCAACGCACATTTGCTTAGCCCCTCAGAGTGGGGTGCAGACAGGCGCTTCCCTGGGCCTGCAGGAGCCACAGGGATTGGGGCACTTTCACTCCAAACTGCCTGTTGGCCAAGGCTTGGTCCAGATGAGACTACCCTCCCTTCCTGTCCCTCTTCTTGCCACCCTTCTGCCCCTGACCTGTTCCCTTTACCTACTCCCACCATCTTGGCTTGCTTCCTCTTGTCTTGTACCACTTACTGTGGGGCAAGGGGACAGGTGGCGAAGGAACAGGACCTGGGGCTTGTCACATACCCACAGCTGGTTGGCCAGGGAAACCACCTTCGCTGTGATGGCTTTGGGGTCCTTTTGCCTGATGGAATCCAGGATGATGTCAGTCAGGAAGCGGTGACATTTCTGTGCATAAAACATCTCTTCCCAGGATAGAGAGAAACTCAGGAAAGTCACCTCTGTGGAGGAGACAGTGGATGTGGCCACATCTACCCAAGGCCAGGGCCTTAGAAGCAGCCTGGGGTAAGGGTTCCCGAGTGAGGGAGACTGTCTCTCTGAAGGACCCTGGGTGGGGCTTAGGCGTCTCCACAAGGACATGCAGGgcccagcctggctccagagcctcaCCGTGGGGGCTGGCTGTGGGCAGCGTGCGCCTCAGCTTGTCCATCTGTGTGGTGTAGACGATGCTGTCCTCAAAGAACATGCAGGAGCCGTCACTGCCCACCACAGGGGGGTGGCTCACTTTGAGGATGACCCCTGTGCTGTCCACCTCACTGGCTTCAGGCAGAGGCTGCTCAGGGGCAGGGCCTTCTGTGGAAACAATGTGGGGAGGGCGTTCTCCTTACGTCGTTTCAGAGCTCAGCCAGGGAGGGGACCTCTGGTGACAGACCAGTATAGCCAGTCACCCCACCCTTCCAGCAGCTGCTGCCTCCAGCCTCTTGGAAGTGGCACCTTGGGTTGGCAGGGGCCTGTCCTGGCTCTCCTCTCTTCATTGCCCTGTGAACTAAATCCTAAATTTCAGAACTCCAAGAACTCTCCAAATTTTTCTCTTGAGCTAAGATTGGTATAAGGCCAATAATAACTCAGTTGGGGACTggaaatctttataaaattataaaatgagaggAGCTTTTTGGGTGAGCCTTTGATGTCTGTCCACTGAGAAGTATGCTTGACAGACCAACTTGTGGCTCACAGGCAGGGCCCAAGAAGGCCCCTCTAAGCAAGGCTTGAGCTACAAAAAGGGCAGGCGACAGTGGTGTAGGAAGGACTTTGACggagcagaggaaacagcccATGATGGCAGTTCGCAGTGCACTTCCCTGCTGTGCGCTGCAGCTCTCCACACCACACACCTCTCTCCCACTCCTCGTCCTGTCCACGCCCTTGCAGTCATCCAAGCCAAAAACCTGCCCCCTCTTTGGCTGAATCCTTATCCCCATCCTCCCCCAACTGCCTGGCCTGTTTCCATCTAAAATGACCTCACTGCTTCTAGCACTTCCCCTCCTGCTGCTGCATTTCCTCTGCTCCTGGAGCAAGCTTTCTGAACGCACACCTGACTGCTTGCGCCCTTGTTTAAAACGCTTCAGTGGCTGTCCACTCCCTTTATGATCAGAACAAAGTGCCGGGTCCTGAACTTAGCCGCAAGACCTGTTCTGATTATTTCTATCTTCGCTCTTATCTCCCATCACTTCTCCATGTGAAGCCTGGCCTCCAGCTAGACCAAGGACCTGCTTCCACAAGCCCCGAAGCTTCTCCTTTCCCTGCtgactccccagcccccagcctccttTGTACTCCTATTACTTCATAGGCACCCCCTTCCCATATGCTTTATGTGGTCTCTTAGCCCCTCAAGCCATGCCACTGTGTTGGTTATATATTTGTGTCTGCTGCTTGACACAGCTGGCATTGGTGAGTGCTGGTTCTAGTCCCCTTCTGTCACTCACTCTGTGGTTTTAGTCAAGGTTTGCCTTTGTTGTAAATGAGATTGGTATGAGACTCACCTCTCTCCTTTAACCTCTGCTTGGCCCAGTCCTTCAGAGTGACAGCTCTTTTCATGGGGAAATACGGCTTAAATGTTGGCTCTGGCCCTTTGTCTTTGGCTCCAGTTCCTGCCTGTGGACCTGGGTCCTTCTCTGAGGCTGTGGCATGGCCTCTCCAGGAAGCTGAGGTACTGGGCTGGGAAACAGCCTCACTTCCTGAGGGGAGCTGCAGGGCAGCCTCCTCCGAGGAGCTGCTCCGGGCGCCTGGCAGTGGCTGGAATTCCCACTGCTTGCAATTGACCATGTCCCACTCCCTCACCAGGGAGATGAGTTTTTGCATGGGGGTGACAAGAGGGTCTTTGGTTTCACATTTCTGTGTGAGGTTAACTGTGGTGCACTTCTTCTTGGGGGGACTTTCAGGGTGGGCCCCCCAGTGTCTAGGGTTGGCACATAGGCCAGAACGGTGGGAGTATGTGCTGGGATTGCCCGCCCGTTTGGCACGTTGGCACAGGGACATCTGGATGGGCTGGGAGTACTGCTCAGCCTCCTCCATCTGGCTGGACCGGGCCAAGGTCCCCTTGGCCTTGTTCCATAGAGTCCTGTCATTGCAGTCTGGGAGGTCCACCGGCGTGCAGGCTGtggtctggggagggagggacggagggcaCAGCAGCTCTGGGCATGTTTGTTTCCACAGTGGAACCTCCTCCCCCAGATCGAAAACGCTGGCCCCTGAGACTTCGCTTGCTCACCCAGAATGATCCCACCCGCCACAGTCAGCCCTGTGATCTTTGCTCAGTCTGAGTGGGGGTGGTGCCAGCCCAGGGACCTCTCACACGCCAAACGGACATATCAGCCCCAGGCCACAGCAGCCAACACTTCCCTGGGCCTCCTCCTAGGTTCAGAAGCCAGTTACTGTGCTAGGAGCCATCTAGGCCCTGCCCTGTCACACagctctgtctccctcccccccccagcAGAGCCTGCCCTGAGCCCTGGGGCGGTTCCCTTTGAGGACAACACCAAACCCAAGAAGGCCAGGCCTTACTTCTTTGGGATCTCTACTGAACTCCACCAGTGACTCTGGCCCTTCTGTCACCACATGCAGCCTCCTGATGGGAAAAGCCACTTCATTTTCAGAGTCCTTCTCCTGGGTCCATGACCTGCACACTCCAAGAAGGGTTGGTTAGTGAGTAGAAGCTTTCACTAGCCCATTGACCAGTCGGTCAGGTTTGCCCTTTGGCTGGGAGTTAACACTGGACAGCAGGGGAGTAGGGGATGTTAAACGGTTTTGCTTAGGTCGCTGGTCAATCCTGGACCTGCTCCACCCCCCTTAACCGTAAGGAGAACAGATCCTATTGGGGGGTAGAACTTAGGACAGAATTCCCAAGAGGAAATTAAAGGACAAACTCCCGAATGTGGTGTCTGGAGCCAAGTTCCCTTACTTGTACGCCTCACATTGGACAAGGGCTTCTGAGAGAGATGGAATGTGGTATTCCTCCACCTCCTGGCAGAAGAGGGGCCATTCCCTGCAAATGACAGGAAGATATGGGACCGGGCAGCGGGGCTGGGACTGTAGGAGGGGCTGAGGCCTCCAGAACAGCAGTTCACACGGTGGAAATGGGCACTATGCCCTCCTCCCTAAAGGCTGCAAACTCAAGGGTCCTTTATTACCGAGGGATGGGGTTTCATCATACAGTTTCCTTCCCTCACTTACTTAAATTCGGATGGTAAAAACAGTTTTCCAAGTCTCAGAAAGTTGAGAACATGTCGGAACATTTGCCCATCCGCATGGATCAGCAGGGTCTGTCCGTATGTGATCCAGTACACTCTCTTTGGGTTGGACAGCAGTTCTGGATACTGCAAAGGGTTGGATACCACACTGTCAGTCTATTAGTTAAAAGTCTAGGTCTTTTGTAAGGGGGCGGGTCAGTCTTCTCTTCATTTCCCCGACCATTCTGCAGCAGAGGCTTTGGGGTTTCTTGGCCACAGGGAGCCATGGTGGGGAGCAGAACATTGAAGGAGAAGCACATTATCTCTTCTGCAAATTTTGCTGGTCCTTAGACCACCCTCTAGGGGTATTTGGgaccccaccctccctcctgctcAGTCCAGGCCCCTCAGAGTGgcctcctccctacccccaaaCTCCTGAGGGCCTTCCCAGCATGCTGTTAGAATAAGACCAGGGGAAGGGGCTTGTTCTAAGCAGGTGCTGGAGGCTATGTGAGGGTCAGGTGACGAGTTCCAAAGCCGCTCAGCTGCAGAAGCCAACGGGAGAGGAGGGCAGCCTGGGTCAGCAGTACCTTCAGCAGGGTCTGCAGGCTGGTCGCATACCAGTGGCTTCCAACATAAACCTTGACGATCTGTTGCGGGGAATACACAGTGATTTCTGCTGCCCACTCCTCACCTAAGGAAACAATGCAAGGGAACACATCACCGGGCCAGAAGGGAAGTTTTGGTCAAGAGTGTAGTGCATGTAGACTCAGTATCTTCCTCAGTCATACTGTGTCGTCTACTCAGAAGCAGCAGAAATCCGACTCCACCTTCTCTGCTGCTCAGGCCTTCCCTGCAGCTCACCATGCGGTTTCCTGGGTGGTCAAGTGGGGTTGGCATGGCAGCTTGGAGGGTCGGCTGGTGACTCTGGAGGTGGGGAATGTAAACCTCCTGGAATCTCAACCCCAAGGGCACCGCTGC
The DNA window shown above is from Rhinolophus ferrumequinum isolate MPI-CBG mRhiFer1 chromosome 15, mRhiFer1_v1.p, whole genome shotgun sequence and carries:
- the KCTD19 gene encoding BTB/POZ domain-containing protein KCTD19; protein product: MSVQEEPGLPHESAEDLFHFNVGGWHFSVPRSKLAQFPDSLLWKEASALTSSESQRLFIDRDGFTFRHVHYYLYTSKLSFSSCAELNLLYEQALGLQLVPLLQTLDNLKEGKHHLRVRPADIPVAERASLNYWRTWKCISKSSEFPIKSPAFTGLHDKAPLGLMDTPLLDTEEEVHYCFLPLDLVAKYPSLVTEDNLLWLAETVALIECECSDFRFIVNFLRSQKIILPDNFSNIDVLEAEVEILEIPELTEAVRLYRLNMGGCSRTSCPPPSLGKGGRTAGLESMKPLYTMALGLLVKYPDSALGQLRIESTLDGSRLYITGNGVLFQHVKNWLGTCRLPLTETISEVYELCAFLDKRDITYEPMKVALKTHLEPRTLEPMDVLSEEWAAEITVYSPQQIVKVYVGSHWYATSLQTLLKYPELLSNPKRVYWITYGQTLLIHADGQMFRHVLNFLRLGKLFLPSEFKEWPLFCQEVEEYHIPSLSEALVQCEAYKSWTQEKDSENEVAFPIRRLHVVTEGPESLVEFSRDPKETTACTPVDLPDCNDRTLWNKAKGTLARSSQMEEAEQYSQPIQMSLCQRAKRAGNPSTYSHRSGLCANPRHWGAHPESPPKKKCTTVNLTQKCETKDPLVTPMQKLISLVREWDMVNCKQWEFQPLPGARSSSSEEAALQLPSGSEAVSQPSTSASWRGHATASEKDPGPQAGTGAKDKGPEPTFKPYFPMKRAVTLKDWAKQRLKEREGPAPEQPLPEASEVDSTGVILKVSHPPVVGSDGSCMFFEDSIVYTTQMDKLRRTLPTASPHEVTFLSFSLSWEEMFYAQKCHRFLTDIILDSIRQKDPKAITAKVVSLANQLWTLHISPKQFVVDLLAITGFKDDRHTQERLYSWVELTLPFARKYGCCMDLLIQRGLSRSVSYSILGRYLQDG
- the PLEKHG4 gene encoding puratrophin-1, which gives rise to MMDGSPEDGDEFPDSQGHGTDWRFAVCSFRDAWDEEELAPQMQVKDANPPRPPAGAPPGERLQGNPLPVELPSPPGQITEDGSGDGKRGTLGGSSGKSEEPVASKMESLLCPVFSRCSLAQGESTRKGGGLASDPVPDRVTMPAGLDPGGLDSDRVHLGDPLSETSPELLETDPSRSSLPKPTDCLLAQDLTWELLASGMAALPGTRDIEGRAVLLLCAHSPTWLHSKCSSHELTRLLLYLRSIPRPEVQALGLTVLVDARICPPNSSLFLGLSQLQEAAPGSVHQVLLVGKKPEEVPSGLQLEQLSSHQSLLTHISTSGLPASLGGGRPYCHQAWLDFRMRLEALQQSCQVVCALLQGVIESMKAVPRPMESGEVSRLLRQVRVLMQHVLDSPQLAWLQCQGGLELAWLKQEVPEVTQSPDYRPAVDKVDELYGRVDGLLHQLTMQSNRRVQALELVQTLEAQEGELHQIEVWLQQVGWPALEEPREPSLDVLLQAQGPFRELEQVAQEQVRRGQKFLQPLTGWEAAELGSPGARFLALQSQLTEFSRALAQRRQRLTDAEKLLRFFKQASTWAGEGQRVLAELEQECPAVVLQRLQLHWTKHPDLPPAHFRKMWALATGLGSESIRQECRWAWARCQDTWLALDQKLEAALKPPSMSSTASQCVSQLPAAPATPPLRKAYSLDRNLGQSLREPAHHCHRAAIVAACHRPEAGFGAQPESSPTMPLPGTSDPRSLNRLQLVLAEMVATEREYVRALDYTMENYFPELDRPDVPQGLRGQHAHLFGNLEKLRDFHYHFFLRELEACTRHPPRVAYAFLRHKVQFGMYALYSKNKPRSDALMTSYGHAFFKDKQQALGDHLDLASYLLKPIQRMSKYALLLQELVRACGGAVQELSALRAAQSLVRFQLRHGNDLLAMDAIQGCDVNLKEQGQLVRQDEFTVRTGRHKSLRRIFLFEELLLFSKPRRGPTGIDIFAYKRSFKMADLGLTECCGDSNLRFEIWFRRRKARDTFVLQAASLATKQAWTADISRLLWKQAVHNKEVRMAEMVSMGVGSKAFRDIASNEEAINDRTIDYVLKCREVRSRASIAVAPFDCDSSYMGDLSSLPANPASCSVLGSLNLHLYRDPALLGPRWPLYSTSFPEEAALEAEAELGSQLSLTPEDAEVSSQCLSASGSSGSDSSCVSVQALGRGLEDLSYV